In one Spirochaetales bacterium genomic region, the following are encoded:
- a CDS encoding GNAT family N-acetyltransferase translates to MSIDEIKKQYPEKFPDEEQLFSHIHRGDRIFIHSACAEPQYLITSLVLYGKKNPTAFSDTELLSRWNLGASLFSEDHDHDFLRHNSFFISEPVRSPVNNGLADYTPVFLSKAPQLFSSGHLPVDVALIQVSFPDEFGFVNLGVSVDIVPAAIEAASIVIAQCNSNVPRVPGDGFLHIRDIDFLVFRNERLHEFSGVEEDATEASGATARIGEYVSQLVSDGDTIQAGYGVIPNAIMPYLSNKKNLGVHTELLGPGIIGLIKQGIVDNSMKTIDRGKTVASFCMGTQETYGFLHDNPGIEFRTIDYTNDPLLIARHRRMTAINSALQIDLTGQASAESIGKAFHAGIGGYADFMRGAVLAPEGKSILALHSTARDGSVSRIVPFLGTGAGVTLNRGDIHYVVTEYGIAYLHGRNIRERAMQLVSVAHPKFRAWLFEEARSAHLIHKDQVFIPGERGVYPAHYEIWRTTKKNCEIFIRPVKISDESLLKDFFHNLSDSSRYRRFMTVRKEMSRKRLQEFSVVDYSRDMIIAAVLKKGAVEKIVGIGQYVTDTDSHMAETAFVVRDDYQRIGIGTELLKHLVYIAKSSGLLGFTADVLIENRAMIILFEKHFPDIRKHFREDICELVMHF, encoded by the coding sequence GTGAGTATTGATGAAATAAAGAAACAATACCCGGAAAAATTCCCGGATGAAGAACAGCTTTTCAGCCATATTCACCGGGGGGACCGGATATTCATTCATTCCGCCTGTGCCGAACCGCAGTATTTGATAACGTCGCTTGTTTTGTACGGGAAAAAGAACCCAACGGCTTTTTCCGATACCGAACTCCTTTCCCGGTGGAATCTGGGCGCTTCTCTGTTTTCGGAGGACCATGATCATGACTTTTTAAGACATAATTCCTTTTTTATTTCGGAACCGGTCAGAAGCCCGGTTAATAATGGGCTTGCCGATTACACGCCGGTGTTTCTTTCCAAAGCGCCGCAGCTTTTTTCAAGCGGACATCTGCCCGTCGATGTCGCCCTGATTCAGGTCTCCTTTCCGGATGAGTTCGGTTTTGTGAATCTCGGTGTTTCGGTCGATATTGTTCCGGCGGCCATCGAAGCCGCATCGATCGTGATAGCGCAATGCAATTCGAATGTTCCGCGCGTTCCCGGCGACGGATTTCTGCACATCCGGGATATCGATTTCCTTGTATTTCGAAATGAAAGGTTACATGAGTTCTCCGGAGTCGAAGAGGATGCAACCGAGGCTTCCGGGGCGACCGCGCGGATCGGTGAGTATGTTTCACAGCTTGTCTCCGATGGAGACACGATTCAGGCCGGATATGGTGTTATTCCGAATGCGATCATGCCGTATCTTTCCAATAAAAAGAATCTGGGTGTTCATACCGAACTACTCGGCCCCGGAATTATCGGACTTATCAAACAGGGCATCGTCGACAACAGCATGAAAACGATCGACCGAGGCAAGACGGTCGCTTCTTTTTGCATGGGGACGCAAGAAACCTACGGTTTTCTGCACGACAATCCCGGTATCGAGTTCAGGACCATCGATTATACAAATGATCCGCTTCTCATTGCCCGGCACAGGCGTATGACCGCGATCAACAGCGCGCTTCAGATCGATCTGACCGGACAGGCGTCCGCGGAATCCATCGGAAAGGCATTCCATGCGGGGATCGGCGGGTATGCGGATTTCATGCGCGGCGCCGTACTCGCTCCCGAAGGGAAAAGCATCCTTGCACTGCATTCCACCGCCCGCGACGGTTCGGTTTCCCGTATTGTTCCGTTTTTAGGGACGGGAGCGGGTGTTACATTGAACAGGGGAGATATCCATTATGTGGTTACCGAGTACGGCATCGCGTACCTTCACGGCAGGAATATACGCGAGCGCGCCATGCAGCTTGTTTCGGTCGCGCACCCGAAGTTCAGGGCATGGCTGTTCGAGGAAGCCCGATCGGCACATCTCATCCACAAGGATCAGGTATTCATTCCCGGCGAAAGGGGAGTGTATCCGGCCCATTACGAGATATGGAGGACCACGAAAAAAAACTGCGAGATATTCATCCGGCCGGTGAAAATAAGTGACGAGTCGTTACTCAAGGATTTCTTTCACAATCTGTCTGACTCCTCACGCTACAGGCGTTTTATGACGGTGAGGAAGGAGATGTCCCGCAAGCGACTGCAGGAGTTTTCGGTCGTCGACTATAGCCGAGATATGATCATTGCCGCCGTTCTGAAGAAAGGCGCCGTGGAAAAGATTGTCGGGATCGGGCAATACGTGACCGACACGGACAGCCATATGGCGGAAACGGCATTTGTCGTTAGGGATGACTATCAGCGGATAGGTATCGGTACCGAACTGCTCAAGCATCTTGTCTATATCGCAAAATCTTCAGGTCTTCTGGGATTTACCGCGGATGTCCTTATCGAAAACCGGGCCATGATTATTCTCTTCGAGAAACACTTTCCGGACATTAGAAAGCACTTCAGGGAGGATATCTGCGAACTCGTCATGCATTTTTAG
- a CDS encoding DUF2059 domain-containing protein produces MKKIALSFVLLGLILSGVYADAKQDDIRKLMKMSGSAEMGIQVMDALIEQFKNILPDVPEEFWLEFMKEVNPNDIIELIVPIYDKYFSHDEIKALIRFYESPVGKKMVKVQPQITEESMHAGQTWGEELGKRAQQKLIEKGYLDL; encoded by the coding sequence ATGAAAAAAATAGCGCTTTCGTTCGTTTTATTGGGATTAATACTCTCGGGAGTTTATGCCGATGCGAAACAGGACGATATCAGAAAATTGATGAAGATGTCCGGTTCCGCCGAAATGGGAATCCAGGTTATGGATGCGTTGATCGAACAATTCAAAAATATACTGCCGGACGTTCCCGAAGAGTTCTGGCTTGAGTTCATGAAAGAAGTCAATCCCAACGACATAATCGAACTCATTGTTCCCATCTACGATAAATATTTCTCGCACGATGAAATCAAGGCACTCATACGATTCTACGAATCGCCGGTTGGAAAGAAAATGGTAAAGGTACAGCCCCAAATTACGGAGGAATCGATGCACGCGGGCCAGACGTGGGGTGAAGAACTCGGGAAACGGGCACAGCAGAAGCTGATAGAAAAAGGATATCTCGACCTGTAA
- a CDS encoding ATP-binding cassette domain-containing protein, whose product MIRIEHLSVIFNQGTPDENHAVKNINLTIEEGEFITIIGSNGAGKTTLFNLIAGTYKPTMGKIYLNDRDITRVPEYRRARFIGRIFQDPMMGTAGNMSLEDNMMLACKKGFKWPVVSLNGAMRKRFREEVAKLDMNLENRLKDNVSLFSGGQRQALTLLMMVLSAPQLVLLDEHTAALDPKNAQLVLELTTRFIELYRLTTIMITHNMAQAIKYGNRLLMMDNGEIILDVAGREKEGLTIEKLVDKFHKIRRREFANDEVLLS is encoded by the coding sequence ATGATCAGGATAGAACATCTTTCCGTCATTTTCAACCAGGGAACACCGGATGAAAATCACGCGGTGAAAAACATCAATCTGACGATCGAAGAAGGAGAGTTCATTACGATAATCGGCAGCAACGGCGCGGGTAAAACCACCCTTTTCAATCTTATCGCGGGGACCTACAAACCGACAATGGGGAAAATATATCTGAACGACAGGGATATCACCCGTGTCCCCGAATACAGGCGGGCGCGCTTTATCGGCCGGATATTCCAGGACCCGATGATGGGAACGGCGGGTAATATGAGTCTCGAGGACAACATGATGCTGGCATGTAAAAAGGGCTTCAAGTGGCCGGTGGTGAGTCTGAACGGCGCAATGCGGAAACGCTTCAGGGAGGAAGTCGCAAAACTGGATATGAATTTGGAAAACCGTTTGAAAGACAATGTCTCGCTTTTTTCCGGCGGCCAGCGCCAGGCCCTCACCCTGCTGATGATGGTTCTCTCGGCCCCCCAGCTCGTCCTCCTGGACGAACACACCGCGGCACTCGATCCCAAAAACGCCCAACTGGTACTCGAACTCACGACCCGTTTTATAGAGCTATACCGGCTCACCACTATAATGATAACGCACAACATGGCACAGGCGATCAAATACGGCAACCGTCTCCTGATGATGGACAACGGAGAAATCATCCTGGATGTCGCAGGCAGGGAAAAGGAAGGATTGACCATCGAAAAACTCGTGGACAAATTCCATAAAATCCGGCGGCGCGAGTTCGCCAATGACGAGGTGCTTCTTTCCTGA
- a CDS encoding ABC transporter permease encodes MVEGIIIEGCIYGIMALGVFITFRILDFPDLTVDGTFPLGAAIMAAFLTRNCNLWFALSIAFAGGFTAGMLTAVLHNELKIPNLLAGILTMILLYSINLRILGTSNVSLLNVKTILSDVYRFLNLRFGFTREISYMLLFILIILIIKLLLDLFFRTDLGLTIGALGNNQQMIVSQGVNPKIIKIIGVGLSNSLVAVSGAFAAQYQNFADIGLGQGIIIAGLASVMIGEFLIRSNNIFWLTLNVIMGSIIFTAVMYGARILIFDIPFLEASDLKFVQVSLVVGCLAAILFREYYRKKRRRSE; translated from the coding sequence ATGGTTGAAGGAATTATTATTGAAGGGTGTATTTACGGGATCATGGCCCTGGGTGTATTTATCACCTTTCGTATTCTCGATTTTCCGGACCTGACCGTCGACGGCACCTTTCCCCTGGGCGCGGCGATCATGGCGGCCTTTCTCACCAGAAACTGCAACCTATGGTTCGCCCTGAGTATCGCTTTTGCCGGCGGATTTACAGCCGGGATGCTGACTGCGGTCCTGCATAATGAACTCAAAATACCGAATCTTCTTGCGGGAATCCTCACCATGATCCTTCTCTATTCGATCAATCTCCGTATTCTGGGCACATCGAATGTCTCCCTGTTGAATGTCAAAACCATTCTCTCCGATGTCTACCGGTTCCTGAATCTCCGTTTCGGCTTTACCAGGGAGATTTCCTATATGCTGCTTTTTATCCTCATAATCCTGATCATCAAACTTCTCCTCGACCTCTTTTTCAGGACGGACCTCGGTCTGACTATCGGCGCCCTTGGAAACAACCAGCAGATGATCGTTTCACAAGGGGTAAATCCGAAAATCATCAAAATCATCGGAGTGGGATTGTCGAACAGCCTTGTGGCCGTCTCGGGCGCGTTCGCCGCCCAGTACCAGAATTTCGCCGATATCGGCCTCGGTCAGGGTATCATCATCGCGGGGCTCGCCTCGGTCATGATCGGGGAGTTCCTCATCAGATCCAACAATATCTTCTGGCTGACCCTGAATGTGATCATGGGTTCGATAATTTTCACCGCGGTGATGTACGGAGCCAGGATTCTGATTTTCGATATCCCCTTCCTCGAAGCTTCCGACCTCAAATTCGTTCAGGTGTCTCTTGTCGTGGGCTGTCTGGCGGCAATCCTCTTCAGGGAGTATTACAGGAAAAAACGAAGGAGATCCGAATGA
- a CDS encoding ABC transporter substrate-binding protein: MKKPVLFIVSSIALLVSLPFMVTGCREVSKTGVIGISKIVAHPALDAVEQGIQDELADLGYEFQYDLQNANGDANAAKTIATKFMANRVRVAVGIATPTAQALVGTISDIPVVFSAVTDPVDAGLVESLDKGSGNVTGISDLTPVKAQIEFLKKLTDIKTLGHIYTSSEQNAQVLAQMAEEACGELDIEFIATTVTKSAEVKQAAQLMAPKVDAFYVSTDNTVVSALAALVEVATDNNIPIMSADPSSAETNGVLAAWGFDYYKMGRATGKLIDEILKGKNPDSIPTRFMTDPADTDLLINLDVAKKLGITIPESVVKTASKVIENGSPATK, from the coding sequence ATGAAAAAACCGGTCTTATTTATCGTTTCTTCTATTGCCCTTTTGGTATCGCTCCCGTTCATGGTCACGGGATGCAGGGAGGTATCAAAAACCGGCGTTATCGGCATATCAAAAATCGTCGCCCACCCCGCCCTGGATGCCGTCGAGCAGGGAATCCAGGACGAACTCGCGGACCTCGGTTACGAGTTCCAGTATGATCTCCAGAACGCGAACGGCGATGCCAATGCCGCGAAGACCATCGCCACGAAGTTTATGGCAAACAGGGTCAGGGTCGCGGTCGGTATCGCGACACCGACCGCGCAGGCTCTGGTCGGCACCATTTCCGACATCCCCGTCGTGTTCAGCGCGGTGACGGATCCCGTCGACGCCGGCCTTGTCGAATCGCTGGATAAAGGTTCGGGGAATGTCACGGGTATTTCCGACCTCACCCCCGTAAAGGCGCAAATAGAGTTTTTGAAAAAATTGACGGACATCAAAACCCTCGGTCATATCTACACAAGTTCGGAACAAAACGCCCAGGTGCTGGCGCAGATGGCGGAGGAAGCGTGCGGGGAGCTCGATATCGAATTCATTGCGACGACCGTGACAAAATCCGCGGAAGTGAAGCAGGCGGCCCAGCTTATGGCGCCGAAAGTCGACGCTTTCTATGTCAGCACCGACAATACGGTCGTCTCCGCACTGGCCGCACTCGTCGAGGTTGCGACCGACAACAATATCCCCATCATGTCAGCGGATCCGAGTTCCGCGGAAACCAATGGCGTCCTGGCCGCATGGGGATTCGACTACTACAAAATGGGCCGGGCGACCGGTAAACTGATCGATGAAATCCTCAAGGGGAAGAATCCCGATTCGATTCCCACCCGTTTTATGACGGATCCCGCTGACACCGATCTCCTCATCAACCTCGATGTAGCGAAAAAACTGGGCATCACCATACCCGAGTCCGTCGTCAAGACCGCGAGTAAAGTAATCGAAAACGGCTCGCCGGCAACGAAATAA
- a CDS encoding acetylxylan esterase: MPVLDMPIDALKTYKGINPKPDDFEEFWKRALDEVRGLGTAYELEPSDFQAPFASCFHLYFRGVGGARIHAKLLKPKTVTDPHPAVVQFHGYRCSSGDWYEKLCFVGAGYSFAAMDCRGQGGLSEDCGGVKGNTDNGHIIRGLSDSPDRLLYRQIFLDTVQLVRIIMSMEDTDEKRVGVCGYSQGGGLSLACAALEPGIKKAAAAYPFLCDYRRVWEMDLVEKAYAELRTYFRLYDPLHGREEKVFERLGYIDVQHLAPRIKADVLMATGLMDDCCPPSTQFAAYNKIQAKKEVAVYPDLGHENLPGFPDRIFQFMMGL, translated from the coding sequence ATGCCCGTTCTCGATATGCCCATCGATGCATTAAAGACCTATAAAGGAATCAATCCGAAGCCCGATGATTTTGAAGAGTTCTGGAAACGGGCACTCGATGAAGTGCGCGGGCTTGGAACGGCATATGAGCTCGAGCCTTCGGATTTTCAGGCACCGTTTGCCTCGTGTTTTCATCTGTATTTCAGGGGAGTCGGGGGCGCCCGGATACACGCGAAGCTTCTGAAGCCGAAGACCGTAACGGATCCCCATCCGGCAGTGGTCCAGTTTCACGGCTACCGGTGTTCGTCCGGCGACTGGTATGAAAAACTCTGTTTTGTCGGGGCGGGGTATTCCTTTGCCGCCATGGACTGCCGCGGGCAGGGCGGGCTTTCCGAAGACTGCGGGGGAGTGAAAGGCAACACGGATAACGGCCACATCATCCGGGGGCTTTCGGATAGCCCCGACAGGCTTCTCTACAGGCAGATTTTTCTCGATACGGTACAGCTCGTACGGATTATCATGAGTATGGAAGATACCGATGAAAAACGGGTCGGGGTGTGTGGATATTCACAGGGAGGGGGTCTTTCCCTTGCCTGCGCGGCGCTCGAGCCGGGAATAAAAAAGGCAGCTGCCGCCTATCCTTTTCTTTGCGATTACAGGCGCGTATGGGAAATGGATTTAGTCGAAAAGGCGTACGCCGAACTCCGAACCTATTTCCGCCTTTATGATCCCCTTCACGGGCGGGAGGAAAAAGTTTTCGAACGGCTCGGCTATATCGATGTCCAGCATCTCGCCCCCCGCATAAAAGCGGATGTCCTTATGGCAACGGGCCTTATGGATGACTGCTGTCCTCCCTCCACACAATTCGCAGCCTATAATAAAATTCAGGCAAAAAAAGAAGTGGCGGTGTACCCCGATTTAGGCCACGAAAACCTGCCGGGCTTTCCGGACAGAATTTTCCAGTTTATGATGGGGCTATAG
- a CDS encoding PH domain-containing protein, with the protein MGKISIGEMMESNADKSGSKNGEETGKKEGKTRLRAFDLSAVIEKMKEIDLKKVGDFFRRINVYRKTREALVGCYLSRTASVEKKNLIVFWQPLFLIIAKIAVVAFVSFKIWELYPIVGKWMKIGLDFFKLHEIYNFRFPGIGFFESVANYLFLFILGYHGLFFLYHQLLDLFSVIAISAADGKVFYVRNLFLKKELYVFSIPDIALIVLRQNILARLIGVGTISLQKRSGEQVAIRSVGNARTLLMLISDGKKTEEGSPAGEPA; encoded by the coding sequence ATGGGAAAAATCAGTATAGGTGAGATGATGGAATCAAACGCAGACAAATCGGGCTCTAAAAACGGTGAAGAAACCGGGAAAAAAGAAGGAAAAACGAGACTGCGCGCCTTTGATCTATCCGCCGTTATCGAGAAAATGAAAGAAATCGACCTGAAAAAAGTCGGTGATTTCTTCAGGAGGATCAATGTCTATCGAAAGACCCGGGAGGCGCTGGTCGGATGTTATCTTTCCCGGACGGCTTCCGTGGAAAAAAAGAATCTGATTGTCTTTTGGCAGCCGCTATTCCTCATTATCGCCAAGATAGCGGTCGTCGCGTTTGTATCGTTTAAAATATGGGAGTTGTATCCGATTGTCGGAAAGTGGATGAAGATCGGTCTCGATTTTTTCAAACTCCATGAAATCTATAATTTCAGGTTTCCCGGTATCGGCTTTTTCGAATCGGTCGCCAATTATCTGTTTCTGTTTATCCTCGGTTATCACGGTCTTTTTTTTCTCTATCACCAGTTGCTGGATCTTTTTTCCGTCATCGCTATAAGCGCGGCGGACGGAAAGGTTTTTTACGTGCGGAATCTCTTTTTAAAAAAGGAACTATATGTTTTTTCGATCCCGGATATCGCCCTGATCGTACTCAGACAGAATATCCTCGCCCGGCTTATCGGTGTGGGGACCATCAGCCTGCAGAAAAGGTCGGGAGAACAGGTGGCGATCCGTTCGGTAGGCAACGCGCGAACCCTTCTCATGCTTATATCGGACGGCAAAAAGACGGAAGAAGGCAGTCCCGCCGGCGAGCCGGCCTGA
- a CDS encoding MFS transporter — protein sequence MVNHWQRNILITSIVRICRSLMFAVSVITLFWKSYGMNLFDIFLLQAIFAVAIAVFEIPTGFIGDQLGRKKTFILSSFIIAAGWIIYSCSDTFWQFIIVEVTLGLGFSFISGTDSSLIYESLYEEKKADSFVRVEGRQLGFAHTAEAVSALVGGFLAPFLSVNILMLLSACAAGIGLALCFGITEPSRRPYRHPRGTLYGLYKIGRYVFLRSRIVRFALPLMAACGLSTMLGVWLYQPLWQERNIPLWLFGVLWAGMSLPSSLTGYFAHTIEKKVGKKLLIRLLPFPAVIGYICIALVPGWGAIAFIYMVPLLRGLTFPILSKYVHEETFSDKRATVLSIQSWLFRIAYCLTGPLVGAVGERWGLSWAFIACAAISLLATGLFIPGLAGRIDDVS from the coding sequence ATGGTAAATCACTGGCAGAGGAATATTCTTATAACATCGATTGTCCGCATCTGTCGCTCGCTTATGTTTGCGGTCTCCGTCATCACCCTTTTCTGGAAAAGCTATGGAATGAATCTTTTCGATATATTCCTTCTCCAGGCAATCTTCGCAGTAGCGATTGCCGTTTTCGAGATCCCGACCGGTTTTATAGGTGATCAGCTTGGAAGAAAAAAGACCTTTATCTTAAGCTCCTTTATCATTGCAGCGGGATGGATTATCTATTCGTGTTCGGATACCTTCTGGCAGTTTATCATTGTGGAAGTCACCCTCGGACTCGGCTTCAGTTTTATCTCGGGCACGGACTCCTCCCTGATATACGAAAGCCTTTATGAGGAAAAAAAGGCGGATTCGTTCGTACGGGTTGAGGGCAGGCAGTTGGGGTTCGCCCACACCGCAGAAGCCGTTTCGGCCCTGGTGGGGGGATTTCTCGCTCCGTTTTTGTCCGTTAATATCCTGATGCTTCTCTCCGCATGCGCGGCGGGAATAGGGCTGGCCCTCTGTTTCGGTATTACCGAACCCTCACGCAGGCCGTACCGCCATCCGCGAGGGACGTTATACGGCCTGTATAAAATAGGGCGGTATGTGTTTCTCAGAAGCCGTATCGTCCGTTTCGCCCTCCCCCTCATGGCCGCATGCGGACTCTCGACCATGCTCGGTGTCTGGTTATATCAGCCCCTCTGGCAGGAACGGAATATTCCCCTCTGGTTGTTCGGCGTTCTCTGGGCCGGTATGTCGCTTCCCTCGAGCCTGACCGGTTATTTTGCCCATACTATAGAAAAGAAAGTGGGGAAAAAACTCCTCATCAGGCTTCTTCCCTTTCCCGCCGTAATCGGCTATATTTGTATTGCACTTGTTCCGGGATGGGGGGCGATCGCATTTATTTACATGGTGCCGTTATTGCGGGGCTTGACGTTTCCGATACTCTCGAAATACGTGCATGAAGAGACGTTCAGCGATAAACGTGCCACGGTTCTTTCAATACAAAGCTGGCTTTTCAGAATCGCCTATTGTCTCACCGGGCCCCTTGTAGGGGCGGTCGGGGAACGATGGGGATTGTCATGGGCCTTTATCGCATGCGCCGCAATTTCACTTCTGGCGACCGGTCTTTTTATTCCGGGCCTTGCGGGGCGTATCGACGATGTTTCTTGA